One segment of Clarias gariepinus isolate MV-2021 ecotype Netherlands chromosome 6, CGAR_prim_01v2, whole genome shotgun sequence DNA contains the following:
- the LOC128526534 gene encoding inactive rhomboid protein 2-like isoform X2, whose product MASQEGEEPNSNNGQSDSRLKNKKPPSLVIAIPSSEEQEKAATEEQPLRSSTKKSVSMQQSTEALSDNGMNERRAAFRRQTSLSQSIRRSTAQWFGVGTDCENQQQVWQRKSLRHCSLRYGPLKPQYRDPQEAASIDHSIDSPVTHKMPKIVDPLARGRQFRYDDVERPRTPHVAHAPTPQTPGVSSLCSFTSQRSVHSRFPRRKRESVARMSIRAASNLLRGRPGLHGTQIPRSFPRRSFVRPSWMEEETVDTADTSDSVFFSKMDAHEDFYSMADEVFESPPLSASLAVDGFVDEAGRYPSFKDISRAPAAMVSPALRRGGRIASRVKHFAFDKHKREYGLGVVGKWLDRHYRRSLSSQVQKQLDDFRSHRPYFTYWITFVHIVITLLACCTYGFAPVGFAQHAVTQLVLRNKGVYESVKYVQQQNFWIGPGSVDLIHLGAKFSPCIRRDVKIAERMQRDRNEEKESGCCVQNDNSGCVQTLRNDCSETLATFIKWDKVHADIVRSSGAVCHQDPRTCQEPASAEPHVWPDDITLWPICTDRGTWNQTGYRHMDCTIRGRPCCIGTQGRCEIATREYCDFMHGYFHEEATLCSQVHCLDEVCGLLPFLNPDIPDQFYRLWLSLFLHAGLLHCLVSVVFQMTILRDLEKLAGWVRISIIYIFSGITGNLASALFLPYKAEVEKKIFFRSLLSSLDISKCTVQSHRSNPFMKAQKRYQLWSSMITRQMMTCQDFQHKHFG is encoded by the exons ATGGCATCCCAGGAGGGGGAGGAGCCAAACAGTAACAATGGCCAATCTGACAGTAGGCTGAAGAACAAGAAGCCGCCCAGCCTGGTGATTGCAATCCCATCTAGTGAGgagcaagaaaaagctgcaacAGAGGAACAG CCCTTAAGGtcatcaacaaaaaaaagcgTCAGTATGCAGCAGTCAACTGAGGCATTGTCGGACAACGGGATGAATGAGAGGAGAGCGGCGTTCCGCAGACAGACATCTCTCTCGCAGAGTATCCGCAG GAGCACGGCTCAGTGGTTTGGTGTCGGGACTGACTGTGAAAATCAGCAGCAGGTATGGCAGAGGAAGAGTCTGCGCCACTGTAGCCTGCGGTACGGCCCCCTGAAACCTCAGTACAGGGACCCGCAGGAGGCAGCGAGCATCGACCACAGCATTGACTCGCCTGTCACTCACAAGATGCCAAAG atTGTGGACCCTCTGGCGCGTGGACGTCAATTTCGTTACGATGATGTAGAACGGCCCAGGACGCCACATGTTGCTCATGCTCCTACCCCGCAGACCCCAGGCGTCTCCTCTCTGTGCTCTTTCACCAGCCAGCGCTCCGTTCACTCCCGGTTCCCACGTAGGAAGCGAGAGTCTGTCGCCCGCATGAGCATCCGTGCAGCCTCCAATCtactcagg GGTCGGCCAGGCTTGCACGGCACTCAAATCCCTCGAAGTTTTCCCCGGAGGAGTTTTGTTCGGCCCAGCTGGATGGAGGAGGAGACAGTGGACACAGCAGACACCTCCGACTCTGTCTTCTTTAGCAAG ATGGATGCACATGAGGACTTCTACTCTATGGCAGACGAAGTGTTTGAATCCCCGCCCCTCTCTGCTTCATTGGCCGTGGACGGGTTTGTAGATGAAGCAGGACGTTACCCAAGCTT TAAGGATATCAGCCGAGCTCCGGCTGCAATGGTAAGCCCCGCCCTTCGGCGCGGAGGCCGTATTGCGTCCAGAGTAAAACACTTTGCCTTTGATAAACACAAGCGGGAGTATGGTTTGGGCGTGGTGGGGAAGTGGCTAGATCGTCACTACCGGCGCAGCCTGAGTAGCCAAGTGCAAAAACAGCTGGATGACTTCCGCAGCCACAG ACCATATTTTACCTACTGGATCACCTTCGTGCACATCGTCATCACTCTGCTGGCCTGCTGCACTTACGGTTTTGCTCCAGTCGGCTTTGCTCAGCACGCCGTCACTCAACTa GTGCTGAGGAACAAAGGGGTGTATGAGAGTGTGAAATATGTTCAGCAGCAAAATTTCTGGATCGGTCCCGGATCC gtagACCTGATCCACCTTGGAGCAAAGTTTTCACCATGTATTAGACGAGACGTAAAGATAGCTGAGCGCATGCAACGTGACAGAAATGAGGAAAAAGAGTCAGGCTGCTGCGTGCAAAATGATAATTCTGGATGTGTGCAGACGCTCCGGAACGACTGCTCg gaGACTTTGGCCACCTTCATTAAATGGGACAAAGTACATGCAGATATTGTTCGTTCCTCAGGGGCAGTATGCCATCAGGACCCCAG GACATGTCAGGAGCCTGCCTCAGCAGAGCCACATGTTTGGCCTGATGACATCACGCTATGGCCA ATCTGTACAGACAGAGGCACATGGAATCAAACGGGTTACCGACACATGGACTGCACTATCAGAGGACGTCCTTGCTGCATCGGGACACAAGGAAG GTGTGAGATTGCCACACGAGAGTACTGTGATTTCATGCATGGATACTTCCACGAAGAGGCCACGCTTTGCTCTCAG GTTCATTGTCTGGATGAGGTGTGTGGGCTGTTGCCGTTCCTCAACCCTGACATTCCGGACCAGTTCTACAGGCTCTGGCTCTCTCTCTTCCTACATGCAGG CCTCCTGCACTGCCTTGTGTCCGTAGTCTTTCAGATGACTATACTGAGAGACCTGGAGAAACTTGCTGGATGGGTGCGCATCTCCATCATCTACATTTTCAGTGGGATCACAGGAAACCTAGCTAGTGCTCTCTTCCTGCCATACAAAGCAGAG
- the LOC128526534 gene encoding inactive rhomboid protein 2-like isoform X3, with protein MASQEGEEPNSNNGQSDSRLKNKKPPSLVIAIPSSEEQEKAATEEQPLRSSTKKSVSMQQSTEALSDNGMNERRAAFRRQTSLSQSIRRSTAQWFGVGTDCENQQQVWQRKSLRHCSLRYGPLKPQYRDPQEAASIDHSIDSPVTHKMPKIVDPLARGRQFRYDDVERPRTPHVAHAPTPQTPGVSSLCSFTSQRSVHSRFPRRKRESVARMSIRAASNLLRGRPGLHGTQIPRSFPRRSFVRPSWMEEETVDTADTSDSVFFSKMDAHEDFYSMADEVFESPPLSASLAVDGFVDEAGRYPSFKDISRAPAAMVSPALRRGGRIASRVKHFAFDKHKREYGLGVVGKWLDRHYRRSLSSQVQKQLDDFRSHRPYFTYWITFVHIVITLLACCTYGFAPVGFAQHAVTQLVLRNKGVYESVKYVQQQNFWIGPGSVDLIHLGAKFSPCIRRDVKIAERMQRDRNEEKESGCCVQNDNSGCVQTLRNDCSETLATFIKWDKVHADIVRSSGAVCHQDPRTCQEPASAEPHVWPDDITLWPICTDRGTWNQTGYRHMDCTIRGRPCCIGTQGRCEIATREYCDFMHGYFHEEATLCSQVHCLDEVCGLLPFLNPDIPDQFYRLWLSLFLHAGLLHCLVSVVFQMTILRDLEKLAGWVRISIIYIFSGITGNLASALFLPYKAEGHGDLEPFPGGLGHKAGYTLDRVAVRRRALT; from the exons ATGGCATCCCAGGAGGGGGAGGAGCCAAACAGTAACAATGGCCAATCTGACAGTAGGCTGAAGAACAAGAAGCCGCCCAGCCTGGTGATTGCAATCCCATCTAGTGAGgagcaagaaaaagctgcaacAGAGGAACAG CCCTTAAGGtcatcaacaaaaaaaagcgTCAGTATGCAGCAGTCAACTGAGGCATTGTCGGACAACGGGATGAATGAGAGGAGAGCGGCGTTCCGCAGACAGACATCTCTCTCGCAGAGTATCCGCAG GAGCACGGCTCAGTGGTTTGGTGTCGGGACTGACTGTGAAAATCAGCAGCAGGTATGGCAGAGGAAGAGTCTGCGCCACTGTAGCCTGCGGTACGGCCCCCTGAAACCTCAGTACAGGGACCCGCAGGAGGCAGCGAGCATCGACCACAGCATTGACTCGCCTGTCACTCACAAGATGCCAAAG atTGTGGACCCTCTGGCGCGTGGACGTCAATTTCGTTACGATGATGTAGAACGGCCCAGGACGCCACATGTTGCTCATGCTCCTACCCCGCAGACCCCAGGCGTCTCCTCTCTGTGCTCTTTCACCAGCCAGCGCTCCGTTCACTCCCGGTTCCCACGTAGGAAGCGAGAGTCTGTCGCCCGCATGAGCATCCGTGCAGCCTCCAATCtactcagg GGTCGGCCAGGCTTGCACGGCACTCAAATCCCTCGAAGTTTTCCCCGGAGGAGTTTTGTTCGGCCCAGCTGGATGGAGGAGGAGACAGTGGACACAGCAGACACCTCCGACTCTGTCTTCTTTAGCAAG ATGGATGCACATGAGGACTTCTACTCTATGGCAGACGAAGTGTTTGAATCCCCGCCCCTCTCTGCTTCATTGGCCGTGGACGGGTTTGTAGATGAAGCAGGACGTTACCCAAGCTT TAAGGATATCAGCCGAGCTCCGGCTGCAATGGTAAGCCCCGCCCTTCGGCGCGGAGGCCGTATTGCGTCCAGAGTAAAACACTTTGCCTTTGATAAACACAAGCGGGAGTATGGTTTGGGCGTGGTGGGGAAGTGGCTAGATCGTCACTACCGGCGCAGCCTGAGTAGCCAAGTGCAAAAACAGCTGGATGACTTCCGCAGCCACAG ACCATATTTTACCTACTGGATCACCTTCGTGCACATCGTCATCACTCTGCTGGCCTGCTGCACTTACGGTTTTGCTCCAGTCGGCTTTGCTCAGCACGCCGTCACTCAACTa GTGCTGAGGAACAAAGGGGTGTATGAGAGTGTGAAATATGTTCAGCAGCAAAATTTCTGGATCGGTCCCGGATCC gtagACCTGATCCACCTTGGAGCAAAGTTTTCACCATGTATTAGACGAGACGTAAAGATAGCTGAGCGCATGCAACGTGACAGAAATGAGGAAAAAGAGTCAGGCTGCTGCGTGCAAAATGATAATTCTGGATGTGTGCAGACGCTCCGGAACGACTGCTCg gaGACTTTGGCCACCTTCATTAAATGGGACAAAGTACATGCAGATATTGTTCGTTCCTCAGGGGCAGTATGCCATCAGGACCCCAG GACATGTCAGGAGCCTGCCTCAGCAGAGCCACATGTTTGGCCTGATGACATCACGCTATGGCCA ATCTGTACAGACAGAGGCACATGGAATCAAACGGGTTACCGACACATGGACTGCACTATCAGAGGACGTCCTTGCTGCATCGGGACACAAGGAAG GTGTGAGATTGCCACACGAGAGTACTGTGATTTCATGCATGGATACTTCCACGAAGAGGCCACGCTTTGCTCTCAG GTTCATTGTCTGGATGAGGTGTGTGGGCTGTTGCCGTTCCTCAACCCTGACATTCCGGACCAGTTCTACAGGCTCTGGCTCTCTCTCTTCCTACATGCAGG CCTCCTGCACTGCCTTGTGTCCGTAGTCTTTCAGATGACTATACTGAGAGACCTGGAGAAACTTGCTGGATGGGTGCGCATCTCCATCATCTACATTTTCAGTGGGATCACAGGAAACCTAGCTAGTGCTCTCTTCCTGCCATACAAAGCAGAG